One region of Desulfovibrio intestinalis genomic DNA includes:
- a CDS encoding universal stress protein: protein MDYSNILVPVDGSEDAKSACQVAAQLTGAIPGKETIHLLYCVESIPSLIGGEQRAMLMQKHEEEGMKIFSDACSLFDEINITIKTYVKYGSIAESIVRTASELGCTMIIMGTRGKSELKSIVIGSVSHDVLRNASMPVLLVNKKHMVTDN, encoded by the coding sequence ATGGATTATTCCAATATTCTCGTCCCAGTGGATGGCTCAGAAGATGCGAAATCCGCTTGTCAGGTTGCCGCACAGCTTACCGGCGCCATACCCGGGAAAGAAACCATACACTTACTGTATTGTGTGGAATCTATCCCCAGCCTGATTGGAGGTGAGCAGCGCGCGATGCTCATGCAAAAGCATGAGGAAGAAGGCATGAAAATTTTTTCCGATGCTTGTTCTCTTTTTGATGAAATTAATATCACCATAAAAACTTATGTTAAGTACGGATCTATTGCAGAAAGCATTGTTCGTACAGCCTCAGAACTTGGTTGTACAATGATTATAATGGGCACACGGGGAAAAAGTGAACTAAAAAGCATTGTCATCGGGAGTGTTAGTCATGACGTTTTACGAAATGCTTCAATGCCTGTGCTTTTGGTAAACAAAAAACATATGGTCACGGATAATTGA
- a CDS encoding DUF1538 family protein, with the protein MILLEKIKESSISVIPVMLLVLALHFTVAPLGATVLKFLVGGVLLILGLSIFLLGADIGILPVGQRVGATLTSRRSLALLLSAGFIIGFFITVAEPDVHVLAAQVAAVSPSLSRPLLVGMIAVGVGIFVAIALGRIVLQIPLKVMLIFFYTLVFACAFVTDPAFLGVAFDAGGATTGPMTVPFIMALGVGVAAVRGDKGKDDSFGLVGLASIGPVLSVLFLGMFFPGGSEKISDTASAQAEGVGAHFLALTPQVIHEVGMALGPLILLFGVFRIFLLRLTRYQTVKMIMGLAYSFVGLVCFFVGVQGGFIPAGREMGALLALHDFRYLLLIVGVAMGALAVCAEPAVWVLNAQVEEVSGGHIKKSVMLISLSLGVATAVGLAMVRVITGLSIWWFLIPGYVLALGLMRFCPRMFTAIAFDSGGVASGPMASTFILAFTLGASHSLGGNPIADAFGVIAMIAMTPLIAIQLLGIFFDRRERAMKLRHK; encoded by the coding sequence GTGATTTTATTGGAAAAAATAAAAGAAAGCTCAATTTCTGTAATTCCGGTGATGTTATTGGTGCTAGCCCTTCACTTCACTGTGGCGCCTCTGGGCGCCACAGTGTTGAAATTTCTTGTGGGAGGTGTGCTGCTCATCCTGGGATTGAGTATTTTTCTATTAGGCGCGGATATTGGTATTTTGCCGGTAGGACAAAGAGTTGGCGCCACGCTGACATCCCGCCGTAGCTTGGCTTTACTCCTGAGTGCTGGCTTTATTATCGGTTTTTTTATCACTGTCGCCGAGCCTGATGTTCATGTATTGGCAGCGCAGGTTGCTGCCGTTTCCCCATCTTTGTCACGACCTCTGCTTGTGGGCATGATTGCTGTAGGTGTGGGAATTTTTGTGGCTATAGCCTTAGGAAGGATCGTGTTGCAAATCCCTCTCAAGGTCATGCTGATCTTTTTTTATACTTTGGTATTTGCCTGTGCTTTTGTGACGGATCCCGCCTTTCTGGGCGTAGCTTTTGATGCGGGGGGGGCTACTACTGGCCCCATGACGGTGCCCTTTATCATGGCCTTGGGGGTAGGCGTGGCTGCAGTGCGAGGCGACAAAGGCAAGGACGACAGTTTTGGCCTCGTGGGGTTGGCCTCCATAGGCCCGGTGCTTTCAGTGCTTTTTCTCGGAATGTTTTTCCCGGGAGGCTCTGAAAAAATATCGGACACGGCTTCTGCGCAAGCCGAGGGTGTTGGGGCCCATTTCTTGGCTTTGACGCCACAGGTGATCCACGAGGTCGGCATGGCCTTGGGCCCTCTGATTCTACTTTTTGGCGTGTTCCGTATTTTTTTATTGCGATTGACGCGCTATCAAACCGTCAAAATGATTATGGGGCTTGCCTATTCTTTCGTTGGATTGGTTTGTTTTTTTGTAGGAGTTCAGGGAGGCTTTATCCCGGCCGGGCGAGAAATGGGAGCATTGCTGGCTCTACATGATTTTCGTTATCTTCTGCTGATCGTGGGTGTAGCCATGGGAGCCCTCGCCGTTTGTGCCGAGCCGGCCGTGTGGGTGCTGAACGCTCAGGTGGAAGAAGTTTCAGGCGGGCATATCAAAAAAAGCGTGATGTTGATCTCCCTGTCTCTTGGCGTGGCAACCGCCGTGGGGCTTGCCATGGTTCGGGTTATCACGGGGTTGAGCATCTGGTGGTTCCTGATCCCTGGATATGTACTGGCTCTGGGGCTTATGCGCTTTTGTCCTCGAATGTTCACGGCTATTGCCTTTGATTCCGGTGGGGTGGCATCTGGGCCGATGGCATCCACCTTTATTCTTGCCTTCACGCTTGGAGCGTCGCATAGCTTGGGCGGCAATCCCATTGCCGATGCTTTTGGCGTCATTGCCATGATAGCCATGACGCCGCTGATAGCCATCCAACTCCTTGGGATTTTTTTTGATCGCCGGGAACGTGCAATGAAGCTACGTCATAAGTAA
- a CDS encoding L-lactate permease: protein MSIGVLALLAVIPILIALILMVGLRWPATRAMPLAWLVCAISGVIGWKLDILYLAALSLQGVVVAIGVLIIVFGAILILYTLEESGGMETIQCGMQGVSRDRRIQAIIIGFMFAAFIEGAAGFGTPAALAAPLLLALGFPAMAAAVVCLVFNSVPVTFGAVGTPVIVGFGFLKGSVAEAVAANPNLPFQSYDGFCKAVGEWATIMHAPMAIIITIFMLGFLTRFFGAEKSWGIGFRAWKFCVFASVCFLVPYLVCAWLLGPEFPSLLGGLLGLGVVVWGTKKGFCVPKDSWDFAPSSQWDKAWTGTVPASTKTEFHANMSQFSAWLPYVIICILLVISRVPSLGLKGWLTNQKISFTNILGFNGVNASIDYLYLPGTFFIVVSLLTILLHKMSGQAVSRAWKESIRKMKAPTIALIFAVAMVSIFRGSATNPTGLPSMPLALAEAVGAFAGGVWPMLAAFVGGLGAFITGSNTVSDLMFAEFQWNMAGTLELPRQIIVAAQAVGGAMGNMICVHNIVAACAVVGLSGREGEVLRRTFWPFLLYGIVVGIICWVLVVANPTVF from the coding sequence ATGTCTATTGGAGTATTGGCGTTGTTGGCCGTCATACCAATTCTTATTGCCCTGATTTTGATGGTTGGCTTGCGCTGGCCCGCCACCCGGGCCATGCCACTGGCGTGGCTTGTCTGTGCCATTAGTGGTGTGATCGGCTGGAAGCTGGATATCCTATATCTTGCCGCTCTCTCGCTGCAAGGCGTTGTTGTGGCCATTGGCGTATTAATCATAGTTTTCGGTGCCATCCTTATCCTTTATACACTGGAGGAAAGCGGCGGCATGGAAACCATTCAGTGCGGTATGCAGGGTGTAAGCCGTGATCGGCGCATCCAAGCCATTATCATTGGCTTCATGTTTGCGGCCTTTATTGAGGGCGCGGCCGGTTTTGGCACCCCCGCAGCCTTGGCAGCACCCTTGCTGTTGGCTCTTGGCTTCCCAGCCATGGCCGCCGCCGTTGTTTGTCTTGTCTTCAACTCTGTGCCTGTGACCTTTGGTGCGGTGGGCACACCCGTTATTGTGGGTTTCGGCTTTCTGAAAGGCAGCGTGGCCGAGGCGGTGGCTGCCAATCCCAACCTCCCTTTCCAAAGTTACGACGGGTTCTGCAAAGCTGTAGGTGAGTGGGCCACCATTATGCACGCCCCTATGGCCATAATTATTACCATCTTTATGCTTGGCTTTCTCACCCGCTTCTTTGGCGCGGAAAAATCTTGGGGCATTGGTTTTAGGGCATGGAAGTTCTGCGTGTTCGCTTCTGTGTGCTTTCTCGTGCCCTACCTTGTTTGCGCATGGCTGTTGGGACCCGAATTCCCCTCACTTCTGGGAGGACTGCTCGGTCTTGGCGTGGTGGTATGGGGCACCAAGAAAGGCTTCTGTGTTCCTAAAGATTCGTGGGACTTCGCTCCTTCCAGCCAATGGGACAAAGCTTGGACAGGCACCGTACCTGCCAGCACAAAGACTGAATTTCACGCCAATATGAGCCAGTTCAGCGCGTGGCTTCCCTATGTGATAATTTGCATACTGCTTGTCATCTCACGCGTTCCTTCGCTTGGCCTTAAGGGATGGCTAACCAACCAGAAAATCAGCTTTACAAACATTCTGGGGTTCAATGGCGTCAATGCGAGCATTGATTACCTCTACTTGCCCGGTACATTCTTTATTGTAGTTTCCTTGCTAACAATTTTACTGCACAAAATGTCTGGTCAAGCTGTTTCCCGTGCCTGGAAAGAAAGCATCCGAAAAATGAAGGCACCTACCATTGCCTTGATTTTTGCGGTGGCAATGGTGTCCATTTTCCGTGGTTCCGCTACCAATCCTACAGGACTTCCTTCCATGCCCTTGGCCTTAGCCGAAGCTGTGGGAGCTTTCGCGGGGGGCGTGTGGCCCATGCTGGCGGCCTTTGTGGGCGGTTTGGGAGCTTTTATTACGGGTTCTAACACCGTTTCCGATCTTATGTTCGCAGAATTTCAGTGGAATATGGCCGGGACATTAGAACTTCCACGCCAAATTATCGTGGCTGCCCAAGCTGTGGGCGGCGCCATGGGCAACATGATTTGCGTACATAATATCGTTGCCGCCTGCGCTGTAGTGGGACTCTCCGGACGCGAAGGAGAAGTGCTTCGCCGCACATTCTGGCCTTTCCTGCTGTATGGTATTGTCGTTGGCATAATCTGCTGGGTACTGGTTGTTGCCAACCCCACCGTGTTTTAG
- a CDS encoding P-II family nitrogen regulator, whose protein sequence is MTSMATTYTPGKLLVSIVNRNQGEAVVAVTKKAGARGGTILMAKGTADNAILRMLYLAQTEKDLVLTLVQDDAIPTVVTALREDTYLKRKASGVGFVIQVPGILRHTLSTVCELPFFPIEDVEEVSGMSAQATHEMICVIVNVGYAEDVMSAARKAGAKGGTVLNARGTGREEDVNFFGISIVPEKETLLVIVEKKQARTILDAIRQTSCLNEPGIGIAFCIDVEQFFLLGPLAEKS, encoded by the coding sequence ATGACCTCAATGGCAACAACATACACTCCGGGCAAGCTTTTGGTGAGCATTGTAAACAGAAATCAGGGCGAAGCCGTTGTAGCTGTTACAAAAAAAGCCGGAGCGCGTGGCGGTACGATTTTGATGGCCAAGGGCACGGCCGATAATGCCATTCTACGCATGCTTTATCTTGCGCAGACGGAAAAAGACTTGGTGCTTACGCTTGTTCAGGATGACGCTATTCCTACGGTCGTTACCGCCTTGCGTGAAGATACGTATTTGAAAAGAAAGGCTTCCGGTGTGGGTTTTGTTATTCAAGTACCTGGAATTTTGCGGCATACTCTTTCAACTGTTTGTGAACTTCCATTTTTTCCCATAGAAGATGTAGAAGAGGTATCCGGCATGAGTGCACAAGCGACCCATGAGATGATTTGCGTCATTGTCAACGTCGGCTATGCTGAAGACGTTATGAGCGCGGCGCGCAAAGCTGGGGCCAAAGGGGGAACAGTTCTCAACGCACGTGGAACAGGGCGGGAAGAGGATGTAAATTTTTTTGGTATTTCGATTGTTCCAGAAAAAGAAACGCTTCTTGTCATTGTGGAAAAAAAGCAGGCGAGAACCATTTTGGATGCCATACGCCAGACTTCATGCCTCAATGAACCTGGCATCGGCATAGCATTCTGCATTGATGTCGAGCAGTTTTTTCTTCTAGGGCCGCTGGCAGAAAAATCGTAA
- a CDS encoding helix-turn-helix transcriptional regulator: MKERSNSLTQTVGQAICLRRKALAMSQEELAEKVGIGQQSLSRMEQGKIAPKFERLQLFADALQCRVVDLFLAPESSADACAESLANLLRPLSEEQRAFVHQYTTQLVQFLRKMAKA, encoded by the coding sequence GTGAAAGAACGGTCCAACTCCTTGACGCAAACAGTGGGGCAAGCCATTTGTCTACGCCGGAAAGCCTTGGCGATGTCTCAGGAAGAACTTGCAGAAAAAGTCGGTATTGGGCAGCAATCGCTTTCACGCATGGAACAAGGAAAAATTGCACCCAAGTTTGAACGCTTGCAGTTATTTGCCGATGCGCTGCAGTGCCGTGTTGTTGATCTGTTCTTAGCGCCAGAGTCATCTGCTGACGCTTGCGCCGAATCTCTCGCGAACTTATTGCGTCCACTTTCAGAAGAGCAGAGAGCCTTCGTTCATCAATATACAACGCAATTGGTGCAATTTTTGCGAAAAATGGCAAAAGCTTAA
- a CDS encoding sodium:proton antiporter, with the protein MSRLLTCLIVFAFSLCRPVTALAAGHPTVPGAELTAYWVIPFACMLLSIAIMPLLAPHFWEHHFGKISIFWALAFAIPCAIVFGFPVALYELLHIILLDYVPFIILLFALFTVAGGVRLKGSLTGTPLVNTGLLAVGTVLASWMGTTGAAMLLIRPLLRANAHRRYKVHSVVFFIFLVANIGGSLTPLGDPPLFLGFLKGISFFWTTVNLFCKTLLLSVALLLIYLLLDSVLFAKEGKPVLLSEDDKATEKFGLDGKINLLFLLGVVLIVLASGLCPLGVLVEIYGVPVEGQNLLRDILLLCIAGLSWRYTDYNCRKLNGFSWDPIKEVAKLFLGIFISMIPAIAILKAGADGALSGLIQLVSTDGQPNNAMYFWLTGLLSSFLDNAPTYVVFFNTAGGDPAHLMYDIPATLAAISAGAVFMGANTYIGNAPNFMVRAIAENQGVRMPSFFGYMAWSFGILIPLFFLLTWIFF; encoded by the coding sequence ATGTCAAGATTACTGACTTGTCTGATTGTATTTGCCTTTTCACTATGCCGACCCGTCACCGCCTTGGCTGCAGGGCACCCCACGGTTCCGGGAGCGGAGCTAACTGCTTACTGGGTGATTCCTTTTGCCTGCATGCTGCTTTCTATTGCCATAATGCCACTACTGGCACCGCACTTTTGGGAACATCATTTCGGCAAAATTTCCATATTTTGGGCTTTGGCCTTCGCCATACCCTGTGCAATAGTCTTTGGCTTTCCTGTTGCTTTATATGAGTTGTTACACATTATCCTGCTGGACTATGTTCCTTTTATTATTCTTCTTTTCGCTCTCTTTACAGTGGCTGGCGGAGTGCGACTCAAAGGCTCTCTCACTGGAACCCCTCTGGTGAATACGGGTTTGCTGGCTGTAGGCACAGTGCTTGCGAGCTGGATGGGCACCACGGGGGCAGCAATGCTGCTCATCAGACCTCTTTTGCGAGCCAACGCCCATCGGCGCTACAAGGTACATAGCGTTGTTTTTTTTATTTTTCTGGTGGCCAATATTGGCGGGTCACTCACGCCTTTAGGAGACCCTCCACTTTTTTTGGGCTTTTTGAAAGGCATCAGCTTTTTTTGGACAACTGTTAATCTTTTTTGCAAAACGCTTCTGCTTTCAGTGGCCCTTCTGCTTATCTATTTGCTGCTCGATTCAGTACTTTTTGCCAAGGAGGGAAAGCCAGTTCTTCTGTCTGAAGACGATAAGGCTACAGAAAAATTCGGCCTCGACGGAAAGATTAATCTGCTTTTTTTGCTTGGCGTAGTGCTGATAGTGCTGGCCTCCGGCCTTTGTCCACTCGGTGTTCTTGTGGAAATTTACGGTGTACCTGTTGAAGGGCAAAACTTGCTCCGGGATATTTTGCTGTTATGTATCGCCGGACTTTCCTGGCGTTATACCGACTACAATTGTCGAAAACTCAACGGTTTTTCCTGGGACCCCATCAAGGAAGTTGCCAAGCTCTTCCTAGGAATTTTCATTAGCATGATTCCGGCCATTGCTATTCTGAAAGCCGGAGCTGACGGGGCTCTTTCTGGGCTTATTCAACTTGTGTCTACTGATGGACAGCCGAACAACGCCATGTATTTTTGGCTTACGGGCTTGCTTTCAAGCTTTTTGGATAACGCTCCCACTTATGTAGTTTTTTTTAATACTGCAGGGGGAGATCCAGCCCACCTTATGTACGATATCCCCGCGACTCTTGCTGCCATATCTGCAGGTGCAGTGTTCATGGGCGCCAATACCTATATCGGTAATGCGCCCAATTTCATGGTTCGGGCCATTGCGGAAAATCAAGGCGTGCGAATGCCGAGTTTCTTCGGCTATATGGCATGGTCCTTTGGCATACTCATCCCTCTATTCTTTTTGCTTACATGGATCTTCTTTTAG